The nucleotide window CCGTGGTCTCGTCGTGGCCGACGCCGAGGTGCTCGACGAGCCCGTCGTAGACCTCCTGGCCGCCCATGACGTTGCACAGGGTGTTGGTGCAGACGCTGACCAGGTATTCGCCGGTCGGCCGGCGCTTGTACATGGTGTAGAACGTCGCCACCGCGCCGACCTGGGCCTTGTTGATGCCCAGGACCTCGGCGCAGAACGCGACGCCGCGGGGGCTGACGTGCCCCTCCTCGGTCTGCACCAGGTGCAGCAGCGGCAGCAGCGCCGAGCGCTCGCGCCCCACCGGGTAGCGCCCGATGATCTCTAGGGCCTGTTCCAGGAGCTTCTCGGCGAGCGGCGCGGCGGCCGGGGAGAAGTCCACCGTGGTTTCTGACATTTAGCGGTCACACCCACCCATCACGGGGTCCAGGGACGCGCCGCCGGCGATGACGTCGGCCAGCAGCGCACCTTCCGCCATCGCGGGGATGGCCTGGAGGTTCACGAAGCTCGGGTCGCGCATGTGCACGCGGTAGGGGTGCGTGCCACCGTCGGAGACGGCGTGCACGCCGAGCTCGCCACGCGGGTGCTCGATGCCGACGTAGACCTGGCCCGCCGGCACCCGGAAGCCCTCGGTCACGAGCTTGAAGTGGTGGATCAGCGACTCCATCGACTGACCCATGATGTTGGCGACGTGCTCGAGCGAGTTGCCCAGGCCGTCCACGCCGAGGGCGAGCTGGGCCGGCCACGCGATCTTCTTGTCCGCGATCATGATCGGGCCGGGCTTGAGCCGGTCGATCGCCTGCTCGACGATCTTCAGCGACTCGCGGATCTCCGCCATCCGGACCAGGTAGCGGCCCCAAACGTCGCCGGTCTGCGCGGTCGGCACGTCGAACTTGTACGTCTCGTAGCCGCAGTACGGCATCGTCTTGCGCAGGTCCCAGGCCAGGCCGGCCGAGCGCAGCACCGGGCCGGTGACGCCGAGCGCCAGGCAGCCCGTCACGTCGAGCACGGCGACGCCCTTGGTGCGCTCGTGCCAGATGACCTGGCCGGAGAGCAGCGCCTCGTACTCCTTGAGCTTCTTCGGCAGGTACTTGATGAAGTCGCGGATCTTTTTGATCGCCGAGTCGGGGATGTCCTGCGCGACGCCGCCCGGTCGGATGTACGCCGCGTTCATCCGCAGGCCCGAGGTCTCCTCGAAGATGTCGAGGATGTACTCACGCTCGCGGAAGCCGTACAGCATCATCGAGATCGCGCCGAGCTCCATGCCCGTGGTGGCGATCCAGACCAGGTGGGACGAGATCCGGTTGAGCTCCATCATGAGCACGCGGATCGTGTTGGCCCGCTCGGTGATGTCGTCGGTGATGCCGAGCAGCTTCTCGACCGCCAGGCAGTACGCGGCCTCGTTGAACATCGGCGCGAGATAGTCGGCGCGGGTCACGAACGTCGTGCCCTGCACCCAGTTGCGGTACTCCGTGCTCTTCTCGATGCCGGTGTGCAGGTAACCGACGACCGGGCGCACCTCGGTCACCGTCTCGCCTTCGAGCTCCAGGACGAGACGCAGCACGCCGTGCGTCGACGGGTGCTGGGGACCCATGTTGACGACGATCTTCTCGTTGCTGAGCGGATCGACGCCGGCGGTGACGGTGTCCCAGTCACCACCGGTGACGTTGAAGACGCGCCCCTCGGTGGTCTCCCGCTCGGTCGCGTATCCCGATGTCGTCATTGGTAGACCCTCCGCTGGTCCGGCGGCGGAATTTCGGCGCCCTTGTACTCGACGGGCACGCCGCCGAGGGGGTAGTCCTTGCGCTGCGGGTGGCCCTCCCAGTCATCCGGCATGAGGATCCGGGTGAGGTTGGGGTGGCCGGTGAAGATGACCCCGAACATGTCGTAGGCCTCCCGCTCCTGCCAGTCGGCGGTCGGGTAGACGCCGGTCACGCTCGGCAGGCTGCCGCCGGCCGGGATGGCGGTCTCGAGACGGACCCGGCGGCGGTAGGTCATCGACAGCAGCTCGTAGCAGACGTGCAGGCGGCGCGCGTCGGAGGCGAGATAGTCCACGCCCGACACCG belongs to Amorphoplanes digitatis and includes:
- a CDS encoding NADH-quinone oxidoreductase subunit D — encoded protein: MTTSGYATERETTEGRVFNVTGGDWDTVTAGVDPLSNEKIVVNMGPQHPSTHGVLRLVLELEGETVTEVRPVVGYLHTGIEKSTEYRNWVQGTTFVTRADYLAPMFNEAAYCLAVEKLLGITDDITERANTIRVLMMELNRISSHLVWIATTGMELGAISMMLYGFREREYILDIFEETSGLRMNAAYIRPGGVAQDIPDSAIKKIRDFIKYLPKKLKEYEALLSGQVIWHERTKGVAVLDVTGCLALGVTGPVLRSAGLAWDLRKTMPYCGYETYKFDVPTAQTGDVWGRYLVRMAEIRESLKIVEQAIDRLKPGPIMIADKKIAWPAQLALGVDGLGNSLEHVANIMGQSMESLIHHFKLVTEGFRVPAGQVYVGIEHPRGELGVHAVSDGGTHPYRVHMRDPSFVNLQAIPAMAEGALLADVIAGGASLDPVMGGCDR
- a CDS encoding NADH-quinone oxidoreductase subunit C encodes the protein MSISHNPEGAQLGSPAEIPDNPQKGMFGIEGTGDVSGFGGLARPHPAVAGSSRPYGGYFDEVHDALEEAYPAFADAIEKVVVDRGELTLHIAPERIAEVAQIMRDDESLRFELCSSVSGVDYLASDARRLHVCYELLSMTYRRRVRLETAIPAGGSLPSVTGVYPTADWQEREAYDMFGVIFTGHPNLTRILMPDDWEGHPQRKDYPLGGVPVEYKGAEIPPPDQRRVYQ